The Thermodesulfobacteriota bacterium DNA segment TTAATCTTTTTGGCATCTACCCTCTCGCAAAAATCGAATATGGATTTGAACTTTCCGTCCTCTCTAGCCTTTATCACCGAATCAACCGAACCTTCGCCGATGTTCTTGATTGCGGAGAGGCCGAACCTGATCTTGCCTCCAGAAGCGGTGAATCCGGCCATACTCTCGTTAACGTCCGGGGGAAGTACCTCGATCCCCATCTCCTTACACTCGGCTATGCTGGCTATGACTTTATCACTATTGCCTGATTCCACGGAGAGGAGCGCGGCCATGAACTCTGCCGGATAGTGAGTCTTAAGATAGGCGGTTTGGTAAGTTATCAGCGCATAGGCAGCGCTGTGGCTTTTATTGAACGAATACTCGGCGAATTTCTCCATGGCATCAAAGATTTCCTCCGCCTTCTTAAGACTTATCCCCTTTTTCTTTGCTCCTTCTAAAAACCTCTCCCTCTGCGCCTTCATTTCGTCCGGCTTTTTCTTCCCCATAGCTCGTCTCAGAAGGTCCGCCTCTCCCAGGCTATAGTCCGCGAGCACACTTGCCGTTTTCATGATCTGTTCCTGATAAACAAAGAGCCCGTAGGTGTCTTTCAAGATTTCCTTAAGCTCGGAAAGAGGGTAGTTAATCCTCCTCTGTCCGTGTTTTCTCTTTATGAACTCATCCACCATTCCGCTGTCCAGCGGGCCCGGGCGGTAAAGGGCAAGAACGGCGATTATATCCTCAAAATTGGATGGTTGAAGCCTCACTAGAAGCTCCTTCATTCCGGCAGATTCAATCTGGAAAACTCCCCGAGTACGCCCGCTGGACAGAAGCTTGTACACCTCTGGGTCGTCGAGAGGAATTGCTTTTATGTTAAACCCGGAGGCTTTTACCCTGTGGTTTTCCTTGATGAATTTAATCGTTTTGTCGATGACCGTTAGTGTTTTCAGTCCCAGAAAATCGAACTTCACAAAACCGAGACTCTCTATGGAGTTCATGTCGAATTGAGTGACGATTTCATCCCGGGAGCCTTTGTATAAAGGAATATACTCTGCCAGCGGCTCATTGGAGATGACGATCCCGGCGGCATGGGTAGACGAGTGTCTCACCATGTCCTCCAGGGGACGGGCTATCTCGATAAGCTCTTTAATGCCGGGCGACCTCTGCACCAGCTCTCTGAGCTGGGGGATCTGGGAAATGGATTCTTCGATGCTGAACACCTTACCCCTAAAGGTGGGAATGAGCTTGGTGACCCGGTCTACCTCGGCATAGGCAATTCCCAGGACCCTGCCCACATCCTTCACCACCGCTTTAGCAGACATCGTCCCGAAAGTCCCTATCTGGGCAACCTTGTCCGCTCCGTATCTTTCAGTGACATATTTTATAACCTCATCCCTTCTCTCCGCACAGAAGTCAACGTCGATATCCGGCATGCTCACCCGCTCCGGGTTTAAAAACCTCTCGAAAATGAGGTTATAGGGAATGGGGTCAATCTCCGTAATCCCGAGCGCGTAAGCAACGAGACTACCGGCAGCGCTGCCCCTGCCCGGACCCACCGGGATTCCATGGGACTTGGCATGATTGATAAAATCGGAGACCACCAGAAAGTAACCGGAAAATCCCATATTCTTTATAGTCTCTATCTCACTCTCAAGCCTTTCTCTGTACGAGCCCGCTTTATCCGGCGGGATCCCCGATTCAATTAACCTCTCCTCTAGTCCTTGCCGGGCAAGATCGGCCATGTACTCGTCCAGTGATTTTTTCCCCTCTACATCGATGACCGGGAGCTTATAGCCGTTTGTCTTGAACTCAAAACTACATCTCTCCGCTACCTCAACCGTGCGTTCTATCTCTTCTTCACAACCCCGGAGGCATTCCAGCATTTCCTCCCGGGATTTTAGAAAATATTCGTCTCCGCTGAATTTAAACCTCTTTTCATCCTTCACCGTCGTTCCGGTTTGTATGCATAGGAGTATTTCGTGTGGTTTTGAGTCCCCGCGTCTAAGGTAATGGCAATCGTTCGTAGCTACAACCGGGATGCCCAGCTTCTTCCCTATATCTTTTACTTTTTGGTTGACAATCTCCTGCTCCGAAATCCGGTTTGCCTGGATCTCCAGGTAGTAGCCGTCGCCGAAAATCTCTTTATATCTTGCCGCCGTGCGTACTGCCCCTTGCAGGTCGTTGGCCAGGATGTATTTACAGAATTCACTGTTGAGACAACCGCTCAGCACGATCAGTCCTTCCCGATGTTTATCCAGGAGCTCATGGTCAATTCTAGGCCGGCGATAGAAACCCTCAAAATAGGCTTTAGTGACAAGCTGGGACAGATTCTTATACCCTTCCTCATTCTTGGAAAGGACGATCAGATGATGGTTCTTTTCCTCGGGAGACTTGTCCTGTCTCGACCCGGGGGAGACATAAACCTCGCACCCGATTATCGGCTTTATTCCGGCCTTTTTAGCCTCTTTGTAAAACTCGTAGGCGCCGAATAGATTTCCATGGTCGGTCAGGGCCACCGCAGACATGCCGTACTCCCTGGCCTGGGTGAATAGTTCGTCGAATTTTATCGCGCCGTCTAGGAGGGAATACTGGGAGTGAAGATGTAAATGAACAAAGCCTTTTTCCATCTAAGACGTATTATATATCAGAAAAAATCGGG contains these protein-coding regions:
- the dnaE gene encoding DNA polymerase III subunit alpha, which encodes MEKGFVHLHLHSQYSLLDGAIKFDELFTQAREYGMSAVALTDHGNLFGAYEFYKEAKKAGIKPIIGCEVYVSPGSRQDKSPEEKNHHLIVLSKNEEGYKNLSQLVTKAYFEGFYRRPRIDHELLDKHREGLIVLSGCLNSEFCKYILANDLQGAVRTAARYKEIFGDGYYLEIQANRISEQEIVNQKVKDIGKKLGIPVVATNDCHYLRRGDSKPHEILLCIQTGTTVKDEKRFKFSGDEYFLKSREEMLECLRGCEEEIERTVEVAERCSFEFKTNGYKLPVIDVEGKKSLDEYMADLARQGLEERLIESGIPPDKAGSYRERLESEIETIKNMGFSGYFLVVSDFINHAKSHGIPVGPGRGSAAGSLVAYALGITEIDPIPYNLIFERFLNPERVSMPDIDVDFCAERRDEVIKYVTERYGADKVAQIGTFGTMSAKAVVKDVGRVLGIAYAEVDRVTKLIPTFRGKVFSIEESISQIPQLRELVQRSPGIKELIEIARPLEDMVRHSSTHAAGIVISNEPLAEYIPLYKGSRDEIVTQFDMNSIESLGFVKFDFLGLKTLTVIDKTIKFIKENHRVKASGFNIKAIPLDDPEVYKLLSSGRTRGVFQIESAGMKELLVRLQPSNFEDIIAVLALYRPGPLDSGMVDEFIKRKHGQRRINYPLSELKEILKDTYGLFVYQEQIMKTASVLADYSLGEADLLRRAMGKKKPDEMKAQRERFLEGAKKKGISLKKAEEIFDAMEKFAEYSFNKSHSAAYALITYQTAYLKTHYPAEFMAALLSVESGNSDKVIASIAECKEMGIEVLPPDVNESMAGFTASGGKIRFGLSAIKNIGEGSVDSVIKAREDGKFKSIFDFCERVDAKKINRRTLESLIKSGAFDSLGANRAQLSEAIDSLINYTSAVQKSAPEGQKFLFTLNDSISPPKLPDLPEWDEKELLKNEMEVLGFYVTGHPMAKYLGEIRKYTNTDTEELSEVKDRREVSVAGVVRSLTVKHTKSGSGIFGNLVLEDMKGSVEVIVFNDLLRKSLPILEEKAEPVIVKGTVESSEERVKIRAKDIFSLREVRNGSTVHISLKREDATRENLLKLKGVFETHPGESLIHLHVETSSGEAVVEVGEYKVNVHDRFLDDIERLFGSGVLRLG